In one window of Erythrolamprus reginae isolate rEryReg1 chromosome 1, rEryReg1.hap1, whole genome shotgun sequence DNA:
- the LOC139174350 gene encoding uncharacterized protein, with product MKARRKTSFNGVGNPKASRGGGELQKLRCRERSGRKPNNRCLRPTQLPPHFVQSGGGGGRRRGGGVLSFRGLRGRGGGRKRNPPAFKPARSRLAQKGGGGKPRGGAWAGLGCHKWRPSGRSARKAARATAAAPAHLQSRHRWRVARSSSTSGRQNERAGIVGAVGGAAVGGDPPGRAGEAERQPLPAVEEEAGGAEQGEPEPLRGRQRGRRQGPRQGAALRLHPEGGLRGAHGQVRLLHHRHHGPQGDRLSVPGRELLERLHHHGAHRLPEQARHPGLQEPAGGRRAGGGGQSRPALGPGALNPPVPPEDQPSRDYTSG from the exons ATGAAAGCCCGCCGCAAGACTTCCTTTAATGGGGTCGGTAATCCAAAAGCGAGCCGGGGTGGGGGGGAGCTTCAGAAACTTCGGTGCCGAGAAAGGAGCGGCAGGAAGCCGAATAACCGCTGCTTGAGACCGACCCAGCTGCCGCCCCACTTCGTGCAGTCTGGAGGCGGCGGGGGTAGGCGGAGGGGGGGAGGTGTTCTGTCGTTTCGTGGCTTGAGGGGGCGAGGGGGCGGCAGGAAGAGAAACCCACCGGCGTTCAAGCCGGCTCGATCTCGTCTCGCCCAGAAAGGCGGAGGAGGCAAGCCACGGGGAGGGGCCTGGGCAGGGCTCGGCTGCCATAAATGGCGCCCATCCGGCCGTTCTGCCCGCAAAGCAGCACGAGCGACAGCAGCGGCACCCGCGCATTTGCAGAGCCGGCATCGTTGGCGCGTGGcgcgcagcagcagcaccagcggCAGGCAGAATGAAAGGGCCGGCATCGTTGGCGCCGTCGGGGGAGCCGCCGTCGGAGGTGATCCGCCAGGGCGAGCTGGAGAAGCGGAGCGACAGCCTCTTCCAGCTGTGGAAGAAGAAGCAGGTGGTGCTGAGCAAGGAGAGCCTGAGCCTCTCCGAGGGCGGCAGCGGGGGCGGCGGCAAGGCCCGCGCCAAGGAGCTGCGCTTCGGCTCCATCCAGAAGGTGGACTGCGTGGAGCGCACGGGCAAGTACGTCTACTTCACCATCGTCACCACGGACCGCAAGGAGATCGACTTTCGGTGCCCGGGCGAGAGCTGCTGGAACGCCTCCATCACCATGGCGCTCATCGACTTCCAGAACAAGCGCGCCATCCAGGACTTCAAGAGCCGGCAGGAGGCCGTCGAGCAGGCGGCGGCGGGCAGTCGCGACCGGCGCTTGGCCCGGGCGCCCTGAACCCCCCGGTCCCCCCTGAGGACCAGCCTAGCCGAG ATTATACATCTGGAtaa